In the genome of Myxococcus stipitatus, one region contains:
- a CDS encoding serine/threonine protein kinase: MTTSQPKRQPIPFGKYLLLDRINIGGMAEVWRGKQFGASGFERLVAIKRILPNIAEDEEFISMFIDEAKISVQLSHANIAQIYELGQITSSYFISMEYIPGKDMRAIFDRCRKKGEPAPVPLVAFCISKMCEGLDYAHRKKDGMGRDMNIVHRDISPQNVLISFEGEVKVIDFGIAKAAGKATKTQAGILKGKFGYMSPEQIRGLPLDRRSDVFAIGVCLYEMLTGERLFVGDSDFSVLEKVRKAEVPPPSTYNRRIPEVLEKIVMRALAKDVDERYQYASELGDDLQRFLITSETIFGRKDLMQYMKSTFAEEVEREKQRLSDYADIRPPDGMLAALEASSGVGPGGLSAPPPAMSSPSLTQVPVVQPVASPPRATAAMGVVSPSPAPAPVRRSPTLAALPKLTAATAAPTPKEDEVMATQLVSSDHVFDDSPEPTTDPGASVGRTITPLESRATQLDEDEENLSGKTAVIAPVAPPSAPRLSHANIPVVTASAPQSSRPSVTLPTVIPSEVAASAPGPRGSRGAGDGLPRIARDVPPPDVSQGLSRAALPPDVSQGISRAALAEGLQGGARSTGAPPMLGPGAPSRPPRPAPQSRPEEEDFEERPTASVPALNQRGLDKRVLYAVVGVLALVVLSVVGWAVTRPGVGYVMLDLQRVPQEVRGRVQVMLDTQAVAVEGGNPTLLREVQAGLVMVTVSAEGYKTFTQTIQVPSGKEVKQVEVTLESLVRTASLVLVTHPTDAQVKVDGKVVREQGRSDAFIKGVVVSGQEWVVEVSAPQHKPVSKRVPVSGEAPAEVNVKLEPLVTKVSVKVESRPEGAVIYANGEELGETPRTVLVSSSVRRLTLKLKCHTDAEVEVPAPAAGESIVTMPAVSLKRQRGCR; the protein is encoded by the coding sequence GTGACGACCTCTCAACCGAAGCGGCAGCCCATTCCATTCGGGAAGTACCTCCTTCTGGACCGCATCAACATTGGCGGCATGGCGGAGGTGTGGCGCGGGAAGCAGTTCGGCGCGAGCGGCTTCGAGCGGCTCGTCGCCATCAAGCGCATCCTGCCGAACATCGCGGAGGACGAAGAGTTCATCTCGATGTTCATCGATGAGGCGAAGATCAGCGTCCAGCTGAGCCACGCCAACATCGCGCAGATCTACGAGCTGGGGCAGATCACCAGCAGCTACTTCATCTCGATGGAGTACATCCCCGGCAAGGACATGCGGGCCATCTTCGACCGCTGTCGGAAGAAGGGGGAGCCTGCTCCGGTGCCGCTGGTGGCCTTCTGCATCTCCAAGATGTGCGAGGGCCTGGACTACGCCCACCGGAAGAAGGACGGGATGGGGCGGGACATGAACATCGTCCACCGCGACATCTCGCCGCAGAACGTCCTCATCTCCTTCGAGGGCGAGGTCAAGGTCATCGACTTCGGCATCGCCAAGGCTGCGGGCAAGGCGACCAAGACGCAGGCCGGCATCCTCAAGGGCAAGTTCGGCTACATGAGCCCGGAGCAGATCCGCGGCCTGCCGCTGGACCGGCGCTCGGACGTGTTCGCCATCGGCGTGTGTCTCTACGAGATGCTCACCGGCGAGCGGCTCTTCGTGGGCGACAGCGACTTCAGCGTGCTGGAGAAGGTGCGCAAGGCGGAGGTTCCGCCGCCCTCCACGTACAACCGGCGCATCCCGGAGGTGCTGGAGAAGATTGTCATGCGCGCGCTCGCGAAGGACGTGGACGAGCGCTACCAGTACGCCAGCGAGCTGGGCGACGACCTTCAGCGCTTCCTCATCACCAGCGAGACCATCTTCGGCCGCAAGGACCTCATGCAGTACATGAAGTCCACCTTCGCGGAGGAAGTGGAGCGCGAGAAGCAGCGCCTGTCCGACTACGCCGACATCCGTCCTCCCGATGGAATGCTCGCGGCGCTGGAGGCCTCCTCGGGCGTGGGCCCGGGGGGGCTGTCCGCGCCGCCTCCCGCGATGTCCTCGCCTTCGCTCACGCAGGTGCCGGTGGTGCAGCCGGTGGCCTCGCCGCCCCGCGCCACCGCGGCCATGGGCGTCGTGTCGCCGTCGCCCGCGCCTGCGCCCGTGCGGCGCTCGCCCACGCTGGCCGCGCTGCCCAAGCTGACCGCCGCCACCGCGGCGCCCACGCCGAAGGAAGACGAGGTCATGGCGACGCAGCTCGTCTCCAGCGACCACGTCTTCGACGACAGCCCGGAGCCCACCACGGACCCCGGCGCGAGCGTCGGGCGCACCATCACTCCGCTGGAGTCGCGCGCCACGCAGCTCGACGAGGATGAAGAGAACCTGTCGGGCAAGACGGCCGTCATCGCGCCCGTCGCCCCGCCCTCCGCGCCTCGGCTGTCCCACGCCAACATCCCCGTGGTGACGGCGTCCGCTCCGCAGTCGTCCCGTCCGTCGGTGACGCTGCCCACGGTGATTCCCTCGGAGGTCGCGGCCTCCGCGCCCGGTCCTCGCGGCAGCCGCGGGGCGGGAGACGGACTGCCCCGTATCGCTCGGGATGTGCCGCCGCCGGATGTCTCGCAGGGACTCTCGCGCGCGGCGCTGCCGCCGGATGTGTCGCAGGGAATCTCCCGCGCGGCGCTGGCGGAGGGACTTCAGGGGGGCGCGCGTTCCACGGGGGCTCCGCCCATGCTGGGCCCGGGCGCTCCTTCGAGGCCGCCTCGTCCCGCTCCGCAGTCCCGGCCGGAGGAAGAGGACTTCGAGGAGCGGCCCACGGCGTCCGTGCCCGCGCTGAACCAGCGGGGCCTGGACAAGCGGGTGCTGTACGCGGTGGTCGGCGTGCTCGCGCTCGTCGTGCTCTCCGTCGTCGGCTGGGCTGTGACGCGTCCGGGCGTGGGCTACGTCATGCTGGACCTCCAGCGGGTGCCGCAGGAGGTGCGCGGCCGGGTCCAGGTGATGCTGGACACGCAGGCCGTCGCCGTCGAGGGAGGCAACCCCACGCTGCTGCGCGAGGTGCAGGCCGGGCTGGTGATGGTGACGGTGAGCGCGGAGGGCTACAAGACCTTCACCCAGACCATCCAGGTCCCCAGCGGCAAGGAGGTCAAGCAGGTGGAGGTGACGCTGGAGAGCCTGGTGCGCACGGCGTCGCTGGTGCTCGTCACGCACCCCACCGACGCGCAGGTGAAGGTGGATGGCAAGGTGGTGCGGGAGCAGGGCCGCTCGGATGCCTTCATCAAGGGCGTCGTCGTGTCCGGCCAGGAGTGGGTGGTGGAGGTCAGCGCTCCGCAGCACAAGCCCGTGTCCAAGCGCGTGCCGGTGTCGGGTGAGGCGCCGGCCGAGGTGAACGTGAAGCTGGAGCCCCTGGTGACGAAGGTCTCGGTGAAGGTCGAGTCCCGTCCGGAAGGCGCCGTCATCTACGCGAATGGCGAGGAGCTGGGCGAGACGCCTCGGACGGTGCTCGTGTCCTCGAGCGTGCGGCGGCTCACCTTGAAGCTCAAGTGCCACACCGACGCGGAGGTGGAGGTCCCGGCTCCCGCGGCCGGAGAATCCATCGTCACCATGCCGGCGGTTTCACTCAAACGGCAGCGAGGCTGCCGCTAG
- a CDS encoding ABC transporter permease, with protein MRWDALSRLVRLSLARERRGAFFSAFGVAMGVGTLVFFIGLGLGVGQVIREKIFPTDARLVDVVPSSVSLGSLLGGGQLDAAAVERLRALPGVEAAYRKMNVRVPAVTRYDGVFFGTRLRMGMEVLALGVEPALVKGDVQLGEFKDPSEGQPIPAVVSTRLLELYNKTFAPARKLPQLSAGMIVGFGFPVEFNRSYVSASASGPSRSMQTQVVGASDRAMFAGITIPLETAIRINREAGVDAENYSGLTLVATDPSRVPELVDAVKAMGLEIDDQERRMAENTGAAVALTTSALALLSILICVLAAVNIAHALSASVRARAREIGVMQAVGASRSDIRAIVLAEAAVVGLAGGAIGTAVALAASFGVDRFASGYLPNFPFKPDSFFSFPWPVVLGGVVLGLLAALAGAYFPSRRAAATDPARTLAG; from the coding sequence GTGAGGTGGGATGCGCTGTCGCGACTGGTGCGGCTGAGCCTCGCGCGTGAGCGTCGGGGCGCATTCTTCTCCGCCTTCGGCGTGGCGATGGGCGTGGGCACGCTCGTGTTCTTCATCGGCCTGGGCCTCGGGGTGGGCCAGGTCATCCGCGAGAAGATCTTCCCCACCGATGCGCGGCTGGTGGACGTGGTGCCCTCGTCGGTGTCGCTGGGCTCGCTCCTGGGCGGTGGCCAATTGGACGCCGCGGCCGTCGAGCGGCTGCGCGCGCTGCCCGGTGTGGAGGCGGCCTATCGGAAGATGAACGTGCGTGTGCCGGCGGTGACCCGGTATGACGGCGTCTTCTTCGGCACCAGGCTGCGCATGGGCATGGAGGTGCTGGCGCTGGGCGTGGAGCCCGCGCTGGTGAAGGGCGACGTGCAGCTCGGCGAGTTCAAGGACCCGAGCGAAGGCCAGCCGATTCCGGCCGTCGTCTCCACGCGCCTCTTGGAGCTGTACAACAAGACGTTCGCCCCCGCGCGCAAGCTGCCGCAGCTCTCCGCGGGCATGATCGTGGGCTTCGGCTTCCCGGTGGAGTTCAACCGCTCCTACGTGTCCGCGTCGGCCTCGGGGCCCAGTCGCTCGATGCAGACCCAGGTGGTGGGCGCGTCCGACCGGGCGATGTTCGCGGGCATCACCATTCCGCTCGAGACGGCCATCCGCATCAACCGCGAGGCGGGCGTGGACGCGGAGAACTACTCCGGCCTCACGCTCGTCGCGACGGACCCTTCGCGAGTCCCCGAGCTGGTGGACGCGGTGAAGGCGATGGGGCTGGAGATTGACGACCAGGAGCGGCGCATGGCGGAGAACACGGGAGCGGCGGTGGCGCTCACCACGTCCGCGCTGGCGCTCCTGTCCATCCTCATCTGCGTCCTCGCGGCGGTGAACATCGCCCACGCGCTGTCCGCCTCGGTGCGCGCGCGGGCGCGGGAGATTGGCGTCATGCAGGCGGTGGGCGCGTCGCGCTCGGACATCCGGGCCATCGTCCTGGCGGAGGCCGCCGTCGTCGGACTGGCGGGCGGCGCCATCGGCACCGCGGTGGCGTTGGCCGCGTCCTTCGGCGTGGACCGGTTCGCCTCGGGCTACCTGCCCAACTTCCCCTTCAAGCCCGACAGTTTCTTCTCATTCCCCTGGCCGGTGGTGCTGGGCGGAGTGGTGCTGGGGCTCCTGGCCGCGTTGGCCGGAGCGTACTTCCCCAGCCGCCGCGCCGCCGCCACCGACCCCGCACGGACGCTCGCCGGATGA
- a CDS encoding ABC transporter ATP-binding protein: MIHARDITKEYVDGDGTQVRVLDGMSLDVEAGDFVAVVGPSGSGKSTLLHLLGGLDVDYRGEVKVGGVTLRGLEDQALARFRNTHVGFVFQSFHLIPNLSALENVLLPSYFGPRDAQAVKRAEALLERVGLGAKKDRAPVRLSGGERQRVAIARALYGGPRLLLCDEPTGNLDAATGDGVIQLFRELHREGLTVLAVTHEERMSAAARRVLRLKEGKLVEERASERAVLGGAP; this comes from the coding sequence GTGATTCACGCCCGAGATATCACCAAGGAATATGTGGATGGAGATGGCACCCAGGTTCGGGTGCTCGACGGAATGTCCCTGGATGTCGAGGCGGGGGACTTCGTCGCCGTGGTGGGCCCGTCCGGCAGCGGCAAGTCCACGCTGTTGCATCTGCTGGGCGGCCTGGACGTCGACTACCGGGGCGAGGTGAAGGTGGGCGGAGTGACGCTGCGCGGCCTCGAGGACCAGGCCCTGGCGCGCTTCCGCAACACGCACGTGGGCTTCGTCTTCCAGTCCTTCCACCTCATCCCCAACCTGTCCGCGCTGGAGAATGTGCTCCTGCCCTCGTACTTCGGGCCGCGCGACGCGCAGGCCGTCAAGAGGGCGGAGGCGCTGCTGGAGCGCGTGGGCCTGGGCGCGAAGAAGGACCGCGCGCCGGTGCGCTTGTCCGGCGGCGAGCGTCAGCGTGTGGCCATCGCGCGAGCCCTCTACGGCGGGCCTCGGCTGCTCCTGTGCGACGAGCCCACGGGCAACCTGGACGCGGCCACGGGCGATGGCGTCATCCAGTTGTTCCGCGAGCTGCACCGCGAGGGGCTCACCGTGCTGGCCGTCACGCATGAGGAGCGGATGAGCGCGGCGGCGCGGCGGGTGCTGCGGCTCAAGGAGGGCAAGCTCGTGGAGGAGCGTGCCTCGGAGCGGGCCGTCCTGGGAGGTGCTCCGTGA
- a CDS encoding ABC transporter substrate-binding protein: MKLHRGPGLFLFLFLCVLGAAWVFASRSGYLDTLQARFFPAVREAVRLSPGDFPAGVSAPVADVASVPLRPVLVGFTPRGSAAGLLVAAGGATTLDNPALPPGAAQGLLKTAYALDARAVLFAREEELRQALSIGAENGGVDMAMLSVDRLASWAPGLRDAAPRTVMLAGRSRGQEALAAVGVTDLAGLRGKRVGIYPFSSTHYFALWVLARAGLRTTDVRWVELPSTLDAGRALREGRVDAVVGLWGDVELAARDRGGAVLATTADAPHLVATVLVARGDFAARYPDAVRRVLRGMLDAGQSVLKDPSAGARMLGEVAPYLGDPTEAIRSAPPATLADNRAFFGLSGEAPVTYDELYQSAAALFQKLKQGPQVPLAEDTRDLGALKYVSEARGP; this comes from the coding sequence ATGAAGCTCCACCGCGGGCCAGGTCTCTTCCTCTTCTTGTTCCTCTGCGTGTTGGGCGCGGCCTGGGTGTTCGCGTCCCGCAGTGGCTACCTGGACACCCTCCAGGCCCGCTTCTTTCCCGCCGTTCGCGAGGCGGTGCGGCTGTCCCCCGGAGACTTCCCGGCGGGGGTGTCCGCGCCCGTGGCGGACGTGGCGTCCGTCCCGCTCCGGCCCGTGCTGGTGGGCTTCACGCCGCGAGGCTCGGCGGCGGGGCTGCTCGTGGCGGCGGGCGGGGCGACGACGCTGGACAACCCGGCGCTTCCTCCGGGGGCCGCGCAGGGCCTCTTGAAGACGGCCTACGCGCTGGATGCGCGGGCGGTGCTCTTCGCTCGCGAAGAGGAGCTGCGGCAGGCCCTGTCCATCGGCGCGGAGAACGGCGGCGTGGACATGGCGATGCTGTCGGTGGACCGGCTGGCCTCCTGGGCGCCGGGCCTGCGGGACGCCGCGCCGCGCACGGTGATGCTGGCGGGGCGCAGCCGAGGGCAGGAGGCGCTCGCGGCGGTGGGGGTGACGGACCTGGCGGGCCTGCGAGGCAAGCGCGTGGGCATCTATCCCTTCAGCTCCACGCACTACTTCGCCCTGTGGGTGCTGGCGCGGGCCGGCCTGCGGACGACGGACGTGCGGTGGGTGGAGCTGCCCTCCACGTTGGACGCGGGCCGGGCGCTGCGCGAGGGCCGGGTGGACGCGGTGGTGGGGCTGTGGGGCGACGTGGAGCTGGCGGCGCGGGACAGGGGAGGGGCGGTGCTCGCGACGACGGCGGATGCGCCGCACCTGGTGGCCACGGTGCTGGTGGCGCGGGGTGACTTCGCGGCGCGCTACCCGGACGCGGTGAGGCGCGTGCTGCGCGGGATGCTGGATGCGGGGCAGAGCGTGCTGAAGGACCCGTCGGCGGGGGCTCGGATGCTCGGTGAGGTGGCGCCGTACCTGGGCGACCCGACGGAGGCCATCCGGAGCGCGCCGCCCGCCACGCTGGCGGACAATCGAGCGTTCTTCGGTCTTTCCGGCGAGGCGCCAGTCACCTATGACGAGCTCTACCAGAGCGCCGCCGCGCTTTTTCAGAAGCTCAAGCAGGGCCCGCAGGTGCCCCTCGCGGAGGATACGAGGGACCTGGGAGCGTTGAAGTACGTGTCGGAGGCGCGCGGTCCCTGA
- a CDS encoding PspA/IM30 family protein, with translation MWDRLKRALRSFAGFFVSSIEDPELILEQNIRDLNDQVPKMNESIAMVRANVTLLEKENAKYKDDVRGLTAKVKAAIQAGRDDLAASYATKLQVEKDALERNEAQLSTARLAYEKALNVKKAFMREKDRKTAEAMTAIRDARRAKWQAKVADTMESFTVAGIDSTHDEMLRKVEERTAVNEARMQMALESVDHQSAQIEEEAEKIQANELVKQFKMEMGLMDSPAPVSDVSGQTGKTIGKKVGVE, from the coding sequence ATGTGGGACAGACTCAAAAGGGCATTGCGTAGCTTCGCGGGCTTCTTCGTCTCCTCCATCGAGGATCCGGAGCTCATCCTCGAGCAGAACATTCGCGACCTGAACGACCAGGTCCCGAAGATGAACGAGTCCATCGCCATGGTTCGGGCGAACGTGACGCTGCTCGAGAAGGAGAACGCCAAGTACAAGGACGACGTCCGGGGGCTGACGGCCAAGGTGAAGGCCGCCATCCAGGCCGGGCGCGACGACCTGGCGGCGTCGTACGCGACGAAGCTCCAGGTGGAGAAGGACGCGCTCGAGCGCAACGAGGCGCAGCTGTCCACCGCGCGCCTGGCGTACGAGAAGGCGCTGAACGTCAAGAAGGCGTTCATGCGCGAGAAGGACCGCAAGACGGCGGAGGCCATGACGGCCATTCGCGACGCGCGGCGCGCCAAGTGGCAGGCCAAGGTGGCCGACACGATGGAGTCCTTCACCGTCGCCGGCATCGACTCGACGCACGACGAGATGCTCCGCAAGGTGGAGGAGCGCACCGCCGTGAACGAGGCGCGCATGCAGATGGCGCTCGAGTCCGTGGACCACCAGTCCGCGCAGATTGAAGAAGAGGCCGAGAAGATCCAGGCCAACGAGCTGGTGAAGCAGTTCAAGATGGAGATGGGGCTGATGGACAGCCCCGCCCCGGTGTCGGATGTCAGCGGACAGACGGGGAAGACCATCGGCAAGAAGGTCGGGGTCGAGTAG
- a CDS encoding HAMP domain-containing sensor histidine kinase, which produces MDSVLGWPHSSFDESLARAVDAQRRSVLGTGAAVRLGGAAIFLLVTTALWLSGGEDWAPYPPLLAPYVGVAGVLFAVRHRPEARWLGVVQSPVDVALVYGLQHLALPISPFPAGVAGFSLGLFALVVNLSGLTLRPAVVYATAALASVAQGALMREAGVGWGAVVIAIVTLFLVAAVKQYSTARLRMLAGALTRAEVDRALEARRSQEVEEARRTISRMLDEEHAKNEELRALQRDKELLTQFLIHDLRSPLSALTMTLGWMEQELPAGPLHESARTGLTVTARLDRMIADLMDVPRLEQGRLTPRLAPLDVVRLLEDVRRSLEGVARARKITLDVVTPDALTLSADEDLLTRVVENLATNALRYAPTGGHVRLEGGTDAQGVWLAVRNNGPPIPRELRPRIFDKYVQGDRELDTRRGYGLGLYFSRLAAEAHGGQLAVEDAPGWSTSFVVRLPA; this is translated from the coding sequence GTGGACAGCGTCCTGGGTTGGCCTCACTCCTCTTTCGATGAGTCGCTGGCACGGGCGGTGGACGCCCAGCGGCGAAGCGTGCTCGGCACGGGCGCGGCGGTGCGCCTGGGCGGCGCGGCCATCTTCCTGCTCGTCACGACGGCGCTGTGGCTGTCGGGCGGTGAGGATTGGGCGCCCTACCCTCCGCTGCTCGCCCCCTACGTCGGCGTCGCGGGCGTGCTCTTCGCCGTGCGCCATCGCCCGGAGGCGCGGTGGCTGGGGGTCGTGCAGTCGCCGGTGGACGTGGCGCTCGTCTACGGCCTGCAGCACCTGGCGCTCCCCATCTCCCCGTTCCCCGCGGGGGTCGCGGGCTTCAGCCTGGGGCTCTTCGCCCTGGTGGTGAACCTGAGCGGGCTCACCCTCCGGCCCGCGGTCGTCTACGCCACCGCGGCGCTCGCGTCGGTGGCGCAGGGCGCGTTGATGCGCGAGGCGGGCGTGGGCTGGGGCGCGGTGGTCATTGCCATCGTCACGCTGTTCCTGGTGGCCGCGGTGAAGCAGTACAGCACCGCGCGGTTGCGCATGCTCGCGGGCGCCCTCACCCGCGCGGAGGTGGACCGGGCCCTGGAGGCGCGACGCTCCCAGGAGGTCGAGGAGGCGCGGCGCACCATCTCCCGCATGCTCGACGAGGAGCACGCGAAGAACGAGGAACTGCGAGCGCTCCAGCGGGACAAGGAGCTGCTCACGCAGTTCCTCATCCATGACCTGCGCTCGCCCCTGTCGGCGCTGACCATGACGCTCGGGTGGATGGAGCAGGAGCTCCCCGCGGGGCCCCTGCACGAGTCCGCGCGCACGGGCCTGACGGTCACCGCGCGGCTGGACCGGATGATCGCCGACCTGATGGACGTGCCCCGGCTCGAGCAGGGCCGGCTCACGCCGCGCCTGGCGCCGCTGGACGTCGTCCGGTTGCTGGAGGACGTGCGGCGCTCACTCGAAGGCGTGGCCCGCGCCCGGAAGATCACCCTCGATGTCGTGACACCGGACGCGCTCACGCTGAGCGCGGACGAGGACCTGCTCACCCGCGTGGTGGAGAACCTGGCCACCAATGCGCTGCGCTACGCGCCCACCGGTGGACACGTGCGGCTGGAGGGTGGCACGGACGCGCAGGGAGTCTGGCTGGCGGTGCGCAACAACGGCCCGCCCATTCCCCGTGAGCTGCGCCCGCGCATCTTCGACAAGTACGTGCAGGGAGACCGGGAGCTGGACACCCGCCGAGGCTATGGCCTGGGGCTGTACTTCTCCCGGCTGGCGGCCGAGGCCCATGGAGGCCAGCTCGCCGTGGAGGACGCGCCGGGCTGGTCCACGTCCTTCGTGGTGAGGCTGCCCGCGTAG
- a CDS encoding 5'-deoxyadenosine deaminase, with amino-acid sequence MDLLLTGGTVVTMNREREVLVDADVLIQDGRIAKVGRGLKPRGTRRVVDVTGKMVLPGLIHGHLHACQTLFRGRADSRELLDWLRECIWPYEASHDAASMRASADLTFAELIRSGATAALDMGSVHHYDAVFESARDSGFRLVGGKAMMDTGLGVPAGLLESTADSLAESLALLERWHKSHEGRLRYAFAPRFVLTCTPELLREVVRLSREHGVRIHTHASENSKETEAVRQYTGGRDNVDYFHTVGLMGQHVTLAHCVWLSEQEQSQLRETRTVVCHCPGSNLKLASGIAKVPELLDAGVPVALGSDGAPCNNTLDIFHEMRLAAVLHNPRVGPCAMTPMRVLEMATLHGARALGLEDEVGSLEVGKRADITVVDVSGLHAGPTAEDPLSPLVHSARASDVTHVFIDGQAVLKDGVLTTLDAASVMANAKSNVDRILGLRQRARG; translated from the coding sequence GTGGATCTGCTTCTAACCGGCGGTACCGTGGTGACGATGAACCGCGAGCGGGAAGTGCTCGTGGACGCGGACGTGCTCATCCAGGATGGGCGCATCGCGAAGGTGGGCAGGGGCCTGAAGCCCCGGGGCACGCGGCGCGTGGTGGACGTGACGGGCAAGATGGTGCTGCCCGGCCTCATCCATGGCCACCTGCACGCGTGTCAGACGTTGTTCCGGGGCCGCGCGGACAGCCGGGAGCTGCTCGACTGGCTGCGTGAGTGCATCTGGCCCTACGAGGCGTCGCACGACGCGGCCTCGATGCGTGCCTCGGCGGACCTGACCTTCGCGGAGTTGATTCGCTCGGGCGCCACGGCGGCGCTCGACATGGGCAGCGTGCATCACTACGACGCTGTCTTCGAGTCCGCGCGGGACTCCGGCTTCCGCCTCGTGGGCGGCAAGGCGATGATGGACACGGGCCTGGGCGTGCCCGCCGGACTGCTCGAGTCCACCGCCGATTCGCTGGCCGAAAGCCTGGCGCTCCTGGAGCGCTGGCACAAGTCGCACGAGGGGCGGCTGCGGTATGCGTTTGCGCCCCGCTTCGTGCTGACGTGTACGCCGGAGCTCCTGCGTGAGGTCGTGAGGCTCTCGCGCGAGCACGGGGTGCGCATCCACACGCACGCGAGCGAGAACTCCAAGGAGACGGAGGCGGTGCGCCAGTACACGGGCGGCCGGGACAACGTCGACTACTTCCACACCGTGGGGTTGATGGGGCAGCACGTGACGCTGGCCCACTGCGTGTGGCTGTCCGAGCAGGAGCAGTCACAGCTTCGCGAGACGCGCACCGTGGTGTGTCACTGCCCGGGCTCCAACCTCAAGCTCGCGTCGGGCATCGCCAAGGTGCCGGAGCTCCTGGATGCGGGAGTGCCGGTGGCGCTGGGCTCGGATGGCGCGCCCTGCAACAACACGCTCGACATCTTCCACGAGATGCGGCTCGCGGCGGTGCTGCACAACCCGCGCGTGGGGCCGTGCGCCATGACGCCCATGCGCGTGCTGGAGATGGCCACGCTGCACGGCGCCCGCGCGCTGGGGCTCGAGGATGAAGTGGGTTCGCTCGAGGTCGGCAAGCGCGCGGACATCACCGTGGTGGACGTGAGCGGCCTGCACGCGGGCCCCACGGCGGAGGACCCCCTCTCGCCGCTGGTGCACTCGGCGCGCGCCAGCGACGTCACGCACGTCTTCATCGACGGGCAGGCGGTGCTGAAGGACGGCGTGCTCACCACGCTGGACGCGGCCTCGGTGATGGCCAACGCGAAGTCCAACGTGGACCGCATCCTGGGCCTTCGCCAGCGCGCTCGCGGCTGA
- a CDS encoding cytidine deaminase, which yields MADEIPWERLFDEAIGVARRAHVPYSRFPVGAAVLYADGSVVSGCNVENATYGLTVCAERNALAAGVAQGRSQPVAVAVVANTATPVPPCGMCRQVMAEFAGPNLPVQSRTPKGEVARYTLGELLPHAFTKDFL from the coding sequence ATGGCGGATGAGATTCCCTGGGAGCGGCTGTTCGACGAGGCCATCGGGGTCGCGCGGCGAGCCCACGTGCCGTACTCCCGCTTCCCGGTAGGCGCGGCCGTCCTCTACGCGGATGGCTCCGTGGTGTCCGGCTGCAACGTGGAGAACGCCACCTACGGGCTGACCGTCTGCGCCGAGCGCAACGCGCTGGCCGCGGGCGTGGCCCAGGGGCGCTCCCAGCCCGTGGCGGTGGCGGTGGTCGCGAACACGGCGACGCCCGTGCCTCCGTGCGGGATGTGCCGGCAGGTGATGGCCGAGTTCGCGGGGCCGAACCTCCCGGTCCAGAGCCGCACCCCCAAGGGCGAGGTGGCGCGCTACACGCTGGGCGAGCTGCTGCCGCACGCCTTCACCAAGGATTTTCTCTAA
- a CDS encoding PilZ domain-containing protein, translated as MSGKIGTAMAERNNSMSDKAEDRRDSPRIPMRLKLRRAGSSADFEERDGDLSLGGCAWNGEGLEAGAQVEARFKLPILPDEVEAKGEVLHVTQGPQGPTVHVRFADMPVEAELAIARHLDDMRLASEQH; from the coding sequence ATGAGCGGCAAGATTGGAACGGCGATGGCCGAGAGGAACAACTCGATGAGCGACAAGGCCGAGGACCGGCGCGACTCTCCCCGGATTCCCATGCGCTTGAAGTTGCGCCGGGCGGGGAGCTCGGCGGACTTCGAGGAGCGCGACGGGGACCTGTCCCTGGGGGGCTGCGCTTGGAATGGCGAGGGGTTGGAGGCGGGGGCCCAGGTGGAGGCCCGCTTCAAGCTCCCCATCCTCCCCGATGAAGTGGAGGCCAAGGGGGAGGTGCTTCATGTGACGCAGGGGCCCCAGGGCCCCACCGTGCACGTGCGCTTCGCGGACATGCCCGTGGAGGCGGAGCTGGCCATTGCCCGGCACCTGGACGACATGCGGCTGGCGAGCGAGCAGCACTGA
- a CDS encoding SET domain-containing protein-lysine N-methyltransferase: MNTGEALYLHPGVKVRPCEWGYGVFTDEFIKSGELIEECRYLKVLQKHTRHPPLDDYVFQIRWSEREQQPAGDWVALVLGYGMLYNHAKEPSAAYYRALDRDLFTFYALRDIHPGEQICISYGEEWWDSRGQGVPP; encoded by the coding sequence ATGAACACGGGCGAAGCGCTTTACCTCCATCCGGGCGTGAAGGTCCGGCCCTGTGAATGGGGCTACGGTGTCTTCACGGACGAATTCATCAAGAGCGGCGAGCTCATCGAGGAGTGCCGCTACCTCAAGGTGCTGCAGAAGCACACGCGGCACCCTCCGCTGGACGACTACGTCTTCCAGATTCGCTGGAGCGAGCGCGAGCAGCAGCCCGCGGGGGACTGGGTCGCCCTCGTCCTGGGCTACGGCATGCTCTACAACCACGCCAAGGAGCCCAGCGCCGCGTACTACCGCGCGCTGGACCGGGACCTCTTCACCTTCTACGCCCTGCGGGACATCCACCCCGGCGAGCAGATCTGCATCAGCTATGGCGAGGAGTGGTGGGACTCCCGGGGCCAGGGCGTGCCTCCCTGA